TGGAAGAAGGAATGAGATTGTCAATGACAGCATAAGATAATTACATGTCACATGCTTCATGTACTATATAATGGCAGGAGAAAATAATCAATATTGAGTTGCAAAAGCATTTGTAATGGTTTCAAAACTCGAACTAGTTAGTTAAGGCTTAATCTCCAACAGAAGTTTATGGAAAATCAATCCCATGGGAAACAGCATGATATGCATAGTGACACACTAATATTACGAAATTGTCACAGCAAAATCTAACAAGCAGGAACAGATATCAAGTAAAATTTCAGATACTATTCAGTATATAGTATATACCCAATCAATCTTCATGACCATAAATCAAAGCAAAAACATTGGGGGCATTCGAGTGAAATCATATAATTAACCGAATGAATTCAAGCCCCATTTTTCTATATAGTTCAGGTGGCTTATTTTCATCTACCTAATTTCAAATGCCAACTCACCCTTTCAGATGATGTTCTTGTAGTTGAGCTTGAAGCTGATGATCAGCTAAAACTCCAGAGGATCCCAAGGCTGCCAATTTTTCCTTTAACACAGATGCTGCATAGCAATTCTACTATTAACATATGTGGAAAGGAATAGACGGAGAAAAGGCAAATATTCAATAAACATGACATGCATGGTTCTAATAGAAGCAAAAGAGAACACACAGCATGCAACAGTAACTTCATAAAATAAGTTCACAAATGAGTATATATAGACATAGATACAAACATATATGATAGAAAtttaaataactaaattaagCCTTGCAATTGAAGACATTGCACAGCCttaggtggtttggacatgttgAGAGAAGGCCAAACGAGCATCTAGTTAGGAGGAATCAGATTAAGTACAGACATGATCCATGACTGCACACAATAGCATTGTTTGATCCATATAGCCAACCTCAACTAATGGGCTAATAATTTGATGTTGTTGTGAGACATTACATAAAATTGTGCACTAAAAGgaaattaaatagaatattatgaaatatatttatgaaaggtaagaagaaaagaggggggggggggggggataaATCACATGccacaaaaaaataaacatgAAAACTCACTGAATATTATGAAGCATCATAATGACAAGTGGAAGTATAGTGGAAAACATACCAAACACAAATTGTAGAAGTTTTTAtttcttcaaaattcaaatagcAAACATTCTGAAATACTAAGGACATTAACTGTGATTCCAGCTAAATAAAGACAATTACCTGACGATCCCCGTGCACTTTGCAAAACTGCAAAAAGTTGCTTTCTCCCTTCTCTACTGGATGTGGCCTTACTTTTAGAAGGGTCTCCACTTGGTACGTTCTGATAAAATGAACACCAAATTTATATTTACTATATTCACTTGCAAGCAAAATATAAGAAGTGTAAGGTCACACGTAACTGCAAACACTAGTGCTGCTAAATTAGATTTTGGATGAAATTCTAAAGTTTTAATCCGTGGTAAGGGATACACTGCTTCTCCACCCTGTTGCGAAAGGATGCGAGGAATATCCAGTGATTCAATTGCTGCATCAGAAAGTAGTATCTGTTAGAAACCAAATTTACTGAAATGAAAAACAGAATAGTGAAGCAACAGAAAACTTAGAATACAATTAATATAGGCGACACAAGCTTTCAAAAACAGAGGAAATACAGAGTACAGTCAGTAAGAGTTAAGATAGCTACCGGCAGTCTCACAAAAATTTGCCTGCACAGGAGGTCTGTTAGGATTAACTATAACCCGTGTTTTCCAAACTTGCAAATTCCCATCCCTCGTTACTGTTACAAGTAAACGCAACAAGGCTAGCCAAGCAACTGATGTTATCGGCTGTGAGCTAACTTGTGTTCTAAAATAGCAATAATAAAATGCACAGATCCAAAGTCAAGAACAAGAGCAACAGAAACTACAAGCCTCATGTTAAACATTGCCAACAACTGGctggaaaaaaaatgaaaaacaaatgCAAAAGAGAGCATAACTATTACCCTAGGTTGCTCAATTACAGAATGAGAAAACATCAACCATAGGTAAATTACAGCCACTCACATTCCAATCAAACTAGGTCTCTCAGTTGATACATCCCATGCCAGAAGTGTACCACGTCGATCACCAACAAAAATCCATTCGAGAGTTGGATGAAATGCAAATGCACCAGCTCCATTGAGCTTTATAGTATTATCAACTGGAGAGAAAACAATAAGTAATAAAACTAAAGTTATTGGATATTCTACCAGCACCAGAATGCTTCTCCGCTTGAACAGGTTCAGACTGAAGAGCTCTCAGAGTGAATCTAATCCCCGTTTTCTTCCACCTAATATTTTTCCCGAAACAAACCCTATCATTCGAAACCCTAAAACCATCCTTCAAATTAATAAAACCCAGCTCCCTATTTCCCAATTCGGGCATTCCCAATTTATCTTGGACTCCCAATCACCGAAATCTCCATGATCAACAGCAAAAAACCCTAGTAATAATCACACCGAACGAAATATACCGTAATAAAAATGAATCAGAAAAACCCACTCGAAATTTCCGAGATAATTAACACAGGAAATGAAGTATCTGAATGAAAgaagagattttgaaaatgGATAAAGAAGAATTGGGGGTAACATCATATATAAAGGTGTGGAACTCTCGCACGCACTTTTTCTTTGAAACCGGTAAACGTGAGACAAAAGGTTGCGTAAGACACACTTCCACTTGCATCCCCTTCCTCTGTTTTTTTCTGTCAATATATAAACCCCCACAACCAAACAAGCCctctccacctctcttctcttctcttctcttctcttctcatTTCTCTTCTCTTCCACACGAACCCTATCTTCACACATTCACTCACCACCACACATTCACATTCATTCATTTCCCCCCAAACCCAATTCAATGCCAATCCCCTGCGCCCATTTCATTGCCTCGGAGAAAGCAGCCATGGAAGCTGGCCTTCTTCTcccctcttcctctctctctcagCTCATTCTCACCCAAGACGATTTGAAGAAAATCGCCGCCTACAAAGCCGTCGAGTACATCGAATCCGGTATGGTTCTCGGCCTCGGAACCGGCTCCACTGCCAAACACGCCGTCGACCGAATCGGCAAGCTTCTCCGTCAGGGCAAGCTCAAGGACATCGTCGGAATCCCCACTTCCAAGAAGACGCACGAGCAAGCCCTCTCTCTCGGGATCCCCTTGTCGGATCTGGACTCTCACCCCGTCGTTGATCTCGCCATTGACGGCGCCGACGAGGTTGATCCTTACCTTAACCTCGTCAAGGGCCGCGGTGGCTCCCTCTTGAGGGAGAAGATGGTTGAAGGTGCTTGCAAGAAGTTCGTTGTAATCGTCGATGAGTCCAAACTCGTTAACTATATTGGTGGTAGCGGTTTGGCTATGCCCGTTGAAGTTATTCAATTTTGTTGGAAGTTCACTGCTTCCAGGCTTCAGAATCTctttcaggaatctggttgcgtTGCAAAGCTCAGAACTTTGGGCGAAAAGGCTGAGCCTTATGTCACTGATAATGGCAACTATATCATTGATTTGTATTTCAAGCAGAGTATTGGGGATTTGAAGGCTGCCAGCGATTCCATTCTGCAAATCGCCGGTGTTGTGGAGCATGGAATGTTCATTGACATGGCTACCACTGTTATTGTTGCAGGTGAACTTGGCCTAACTGTCAAGAATAAGTAGTAGCTTAATTCAAACACCATTAAATGACATGAACAATAATGTAGGCAAAATTGGAATAATCAGGGAGGTAGTTTAATTCGTCAAGGTTGATGCTTTGACATTTGGGGAGCCCTTTGGGGGCTTCTAACATACGATATCTGGTGTAGTTGCAATTGCTGGAGAAAATATCTTAATTTCTCCGccaattttgttatttttgacCTAGTTTGAGCAAGCAAGCACATGTCTGTCTTATTTGCATGTTAACTGCTTTTATTGATGTTTTGATAAGCATAATGTAATGGTTGTAATCTGAACATGTTGAATAGTTGCCTTTCACAACAAAGTTCATAATATATTATTAAGTAGCCAACTACATAATGAAAAGAGCTGAATAGACCATAGATTATGTAAGTAACTCTACTACTATTAAGTAGCCAACTACATAATCTGTACGTGGTAGAATGATAAGATAATATTATGGACCACTTCTTTCCGAGTGATTCAATTACTGGTTACTGCAATGACCAATTGAATAGACCATAGATCTTGTAGTAACTCTACTACTACCTCATATTGTTTGTTACATCAGCAATTTGTACAAC
The genomic region above belongs to Arachis stenosperma cultivar V10309 chromosome 5, arast.V10309.gnm1.PFL2, whole genome shotgun sequence and contains:
- the LOC130979533 gene encoding probable ribose-5-phosphate isomerase 2 isoform X1 encodes the protein MPIPCAHFIASEKAAMEAGLLLPSSSLSQLILTQDDLKKIAAYKAVEYIESGMVLGLGTGSTAKHAVDRIGKLLRQGKLKDIVGIPTSKKTHEQALSLGIPLSDLDSHPVVDLAIDGADEVDPYLNLVKGRGGSLLREKMVEGACKKFVVIVDESKLVNYIGGSGLAMPVEVIQFCWKFTASRLQNLFQESGCVAKLRTLGEKAEPYVTDNGNYIIDLYFKQSIGDLKAASDSILQIAGVVEHGMFIDMATTVIVAGARDCNVTAEFDTKEGGGDPPTTAVASQVV
- the LOC130979533 gene encoding probable ribose-5-phosphate isomerase 2 isoform X3, with the protein product MPIPCAHFIASEKAAMEAGLLLPSSSLSQLILTQDDLKKIAAYKAVEYIESGMVLGLGTGSTAKHAVDRIGKLLRQGKLKDIVGIPTSKKTHEQALSLGIPLSDLDSHPVVDLAIDGADEVDPYLNLVKGRGGSLLREKMVEGACKKFVVIVDESKLVNYIGGSGLAMPVEVIQFCWKFTASRLQNLFQESGCVAKLRTLGEKAEPYVTDNGNYIIDLYFKQSIGDLKAASDSILQIAGVVEHGMFIDMATTVIVAGELGLTVKNK
- the LOC130979533 gene encoding probable ribose-5-phosphate isomerase 2 isoform X2, whose translation is MPIPCAHFIASEKAAMEAGLLLPSSSLSQLILTQDDLKKIAAYKAVEYIESGMVLGLGTGSTAKHAVDRIGKLLRQGKLKDIVGIPTSKKTHEQALSLGIPLSDLDSHPVVDLAIDGADEVDPYLNLVKGRGGSLLREKMVEGACKKFVVIVDESKLVNYIGGSGLAMPVEVIQFCWKFTASRLQNLFQESGCVAKLRTLGEKAEPYVTDNGNYIIDLYFKQSIGDLKAASDSILQIAGVVEHGMFIDMATTVIVAGLDFMEVTFFGPNK